In one window of Estrella lausannensis DNA:
- a CDS encoding TolC family protein: MICRFLLLICAATVLLLNLTGCTSSGCGVTERERFCHAAYDVAYLEANELPPGSVLDLDEIIAIALQNDLDLEVLRQRIRIQREVATADTLSMLPELNLEADISQRSNSAASTSRTVRTNGGLSPASVSSDKTNFQASVGVLWNLLDFGLSYYQARQSANRINLDYLEYQRAKQNIILRVVRSYWKAASAKFAIDTAIPLIGELREQREKLRKQIDEGIYLSDVDAYGKLARYYQREIQLKGFNDRTDSSDPTQGYEKEYENALVDLASAMGMRPGTTFEIVFDNDFAYEVDIPSETDLENIALMKRTELYQNDTQLKISKDEVKKAILRQFPTARLFDTEFYNQNRFLVHRDWLTAGAGIAWDLLSIPYYHSLQQVAEDEVGLVRRDRLVLSMGILVQVNLGRILYEQNKEQYLLSLHNSLAQEKLMQSIHLQAKLGKRSESDDINARIDAALAKVNTMKVYAELQNSVEFLNNAIGLPRYFKVESNSRQE; encoded by the coding sequence ATGATTTGTCGTTTTCTGTTACTGATTTGTGCTGCAACTGTATTGCTGCTGAACTTGACCGGTTGCACTTCGTCTGGTTGTGGAGTCACCGAGCGGGAGCGGTTTTGCCATGCCGCTTATGATGTAGCCTATCTGGAAGCAAATGAACTTCCGCCGGGAAGCGTGCTTGATTTAGATGAGATCATAGCGATTGCCTTGCAAAATGATTTGGATCTTGAGGTGCTGCGCCAAAGAATCCGAATCCAAAGGGAAGTTGCCACGGCGGATACATTAAGCATGCTACCCGAGTTGAACCTCGAGGCGGACATCTCACAAAGAAGCAATAGTGCAGCATCCACCTCAAGGACAGTACGTACTAACGGTGGACTTTCACCCGCCAGCGTTTCATCGGATAAAACCAACTTTCAAGCCAGTGTCGGAGTTTTGTGGAATTTACTCGATTTTGGCCTCTCCTACTATCAAGCAAGGCAGTCGGCCAATCGAATAAATCTTGATTATCTTGAGTATCAAAGAGCCAAGCAAAATATCATCCTTAGGGTGGTGAGAAGCTACTGGAAAGCCGCTTCGGCAAAATTCGCGATTGACACGGCGATACCTTTGATCGGAGAGTTGAGGGAGCAAAGAGAAAAGCTGAGAAAGCAAATCGACGAAGGGATTTATCTCTCCGACGTGGATGCCTACGGCAAGCTGGCACGCTACTATCAACGAGAGATACAGCTGAAGGGCTTTAACGACCGGACTGACTCTTCTGACCCAACGCAGGGATACGAAAAAGAGTATGAGAATGCTCTTGTTGATTTAGCTTCCGCCATGGGAATGAGGCCTGGAACGACTTTTGAGATTGTTTTTGACAATGATTTTGCCTATGAAGTGGATATTCCGAGCGAAACTGATCTGGAAAACATCGCTTTGATGAAACGGACTGAGCTTTATCAGAACGACACGCAGTTGAAAATCTCAAAAGATGAAGTGAAAAAAGCGATATTGCGTCAGTTTCCCACCGCTCGGCTCTTCGATACGGAGTTTTACAATCAAAACAGATTCTTAGTCCACAGGGATTGGCTAACAGCCGGTGCAGGCATTGCATGGGACCTTCTCAGCATCCCCTATTATCACTCTCTTCAGCAGGTGGCGGAAGATGAAGTGGGCCTCGTCAGAAGGGATCGGCTTGTTCTTTCCATGGGAATTTTAGTTCAAGTTAATTTGGGGAGAATCCTCTATGAGCAAAATAAGGAACAGTACCTTTTGTCGTTGCATAATAGCTTAGCGCAAGAGAAGTTGATGCAGAGCATCCATTTGCAGGCTAAGCTTGGCAAGCGCAGTGAATCGGACGACATCAACGCAAGAATTGATGCGGCGCTCGCGAAAGTCAACACGATGAAGGTGTATGCCGAGCTCCAGAATTCCGTAGAGTTTTTAAATAATGCGATTGGACTTCCCAGGTATTTCAAAGTTGAAAGCAACTCCAGGCAGGAATGA
- a CDS encoding efflux RND transporter periplasmic adaptor subunit, with protein MPVATEDKKDAIKKAVIPNLRTDIQLIPGPKDEKGQPMFQLYDPIRRKYFLIGWEEKQILNQIRPGMTYEELVQAIHNNTTLNINEEGLKSFFVQASALKLLEEKQSAQAVLKEYESKNTFSITQVFTQYLFFKLPLFNPDSFLQRTLPYVSFLASRGAFGCYGVVGIIGLFFLLTRFDQFVHTLTFFFNAKGFFAYALTLFAVKIIHEMSHAYTAAALGVRVPTMGVAFLVLWPVLYTDVTDSWRLTDRTKRIWISSAGIIAEMALAGFAMCLWSLTAPGILNSACFLVASSSLINTIFVNANPAMRYDGYYILIDFWGIDHLQQKAFSITRWQVREWLFGFGMPCPETSDATQKSSLILFAFYTIVYRLVVYTTVAVFVYYKFTKVLGILLFCAEIYLFIAKPVYEEIVALWKLKAQMKINFRSLSTLFAASFAVLFFVIPLPHTADFAAISFPETEQTLFVPTSGTIDHIYVKKGEWLNQGETIVSLKSREMSTELKSLEEETSALRQELNSAYLGENKHLLIKEKQQQYDTAMQRLAKLREIQGHLVMKADVSGYLYDWDNSLRLGQSVSKDAILGKIADFKNVTIAVFIPETDISFVSIGKEVSFTTHDFSKIQGNIIKILPMREAKLSFLQLSSLAHGDLPVVKDPKTGEYNLIGSYYIVYVAPANSADLPWLGKLGRVEMSLGYRSYLYLLLENVYKTLWRESNL; from the coding sequence ATGCCTGTTGCCACTGAAGATAAAAAGGATGCAATTAAGAAGGCGGTCATCCCCAATCTTAGAACAGATATTCAGCTGATCCCCGGTCCCAAGGACGAGAAGGGCCAGCCCATGTTTCAACTGTATGATCCGATCAGAAGGAAATATTTTCTGATCGGCTGGGAAGAGAAGCAGATCCTTAACCAGATTCGCCCGGGCATGACATATGAAGAATTGGTCCAAGCCATACACAACAACACCACTTTGAATATCAACGAAGAGGGGTTGAAAAGTTTCTTCGTTCAGGCGTCTGCCCTTAAGCTTTTAGAAGAGAAGCAATCAGCCCAGGCAGTTTTAAAAGAGTATGAGTCCAAAAACACTTTTAGCATCACCCAAGTCTTCACTCAGTACCTCTTCTTTAAACTTCCGCTTTTCAATCCTGATTCCTTTTTACAAAGGACGCTTCCCTACGTCTCATTCCTTGCCTCCCGGGGGGCGTTCGGATGCTATGGAGTGGTCGGCATTATCGGCCTTTTTTTCCTTTTAACCCGCTTTGATCAGTTCGTCCACACACTGACCTTTTTTTTCAACGCGAAAGGCTTTTTTGCCTATGCCCTCACTTTATTTGCAGTTAAGATCATCCATGAGATGTCTCATGCATATACTGCAGCTGCTTTAGGTGTTCGGGTGCCGACGATGGGTGTCGCGTTCTTAGTGCTTTGGCCCGTTTTGTACACCGATGTGACAGACAGCTGGAGGCTCACGGACCGCACGAAGCGGATCTGGATTTCATCAGCCGGAATCATTGCAGAAATGGCTCTTGCCGGTTTTGCGATGTGTCTTTGGAGTTTAACGGCTCCCGGCATTCTGAACAGCGCATGCTTTTTGGTTGCCTCTTCGAGCTTGATCAATACAATATTCGTTAATGCCAACCCGGCCATGCGCTATGACGGGTACTACATATTGATCGATTTTTGGGGGATTGACCATCTGCAGCAAAAAGCCTTCTCTATAACCCGATGGCAAGTTCGAGAGTGGCTTTTTGGATTCGGCATGCCCTGCCCTGAAACTTCCGACGCAACACAAAAAAGCTCTCTTATTCTCTTTGCCTTCTACACGATTGTCTACCGACTTGTCGTCTACACGACAGTAGCTGTTTTCGTCTATTACAAGTTTACGAAGGTACTCGGCATCCTTCTATTCTGTGCAGAGATCTATCTCTTCATCGCCAAACCTGTCTATGAAGAGATCGTCGCCCTTTGGAAGCTTAAAGCTCAGATGAAAATCAATTTCAGATCGCTCTCGACTCTTTTTGCCGCCTCCTTTGCCGTCCTCTTTTTCGTGATTCCCCTGCCTCACACAGCTGATTTCGCGGCAATCTCCTTCCCTGAAACCGAGCAGACTCTCTTTGTTCCCACCAGTGGCACGATAGATCACATTTATGTCAAAAAAGGGGAATGGCTAAACCAGGGAGAGACTATCGTCTCTCTAAAATCAAGAGAGATGTCGACCGAACTGAAGTCGCTTGAAGAAGAAACCTCTGCCTTACGCCAAGAACTCAACTCAGCCTATCTTGGAGAGAATAAGCATCTCTTGATTAAGGAGAAGCAGCAGCAGTATGACACAGCGATGCAACGCCTTGCAAAACTTCGGGAAATACAGGGACATCTTGTGATGAAAGCTGATGTGTCGGGATATCTTTATGACTGGGATAACAGCCTAAGACTAGGGCAATCCGTTTCAAAAGACGCCATTCTGGGAAAAATTGCCGATTTTAAAAATGTGACGATTGCCGTATTCATTCCAGAGACAGACATCTCGTTTGTTTCCATAGGAAAAGAGGTTTCATTTACCACCCATGATTTTTCCAAAATACAGGGAAATATCATCAAAATACTGCCCATGCGAGAAGCAAAACTTTCCTTTTTGCAGCTCTCATCCCTTGCCCACGGTGATCTGCCGGTGGTAAAGGATCCCAAAACGGGAGAGTATAACCTGATTGGCAGCTATTACATCGTTTATGTAGCGCCTGCCAATTCTGCCGACTTACCCTGGCTTGGCAAGCTGGGAAGAGTAGAGATGAGCCTCGGCTATCGCTCCTACCTCTACCTACTTCTTGAAAATGTTTACAAGACTCTTTGGCGCGAAAGCAATCTCTAA